Genomic DNA from Gimesia aquarii:
ATAACCATCAAGAAGAGCGTCATAGGCGGTCGTCCCCTGATAGCCTATCGCGGATGCCTGTTCTCGTTTGAGGTCTATCATTTGCTCTAGCCAAGGCAAAAAATCCTGAAATCGATTTTTTTTGCGTGCTTCAACCCAAGCATGATGTGATAGAGTAGCTACTTTCGAAAGTTCTTCGACCAGCCGCCGTGGTAGCTTCGTGGCCCGGTCATATTCATGACGAGCTTCTCGAATGTTAGCGCTTTCCATGGACTCTTGATCAAAGATCGAATCTGCTTCCAACTTATGAAGCAGAGCCCCTATTTCGGGATCTGTGGCCTGCTCATGAATTATACCAGCCAGCAACGCAAGCTGATCAGCTCGATGTGAAGTTCCATCAGGAGGTAGATAAGTTTGCTCGTCCCATTCCAAAACGGCGGAACTGGAAGCCAATAAAGCAGTCTGCTTTAGTCGTGTAACTAATTCATCGTATGCTTTGATTGAAGCATTCATTGGTTGGTTCTTTCTTAGGGAAATGACTGATTAAAACAGTCATCGTTTTCAGTGTGATATTTTGATTATTGTGAAATGCAAACTATATCACAGTGTGATGTACAGGATGTGAAAAAATAAATCAATTTGATCAGCGAATGCAACAATTTTTGATTCTATTGTTTCTGCTTTGTTTAATCTTCATATCGGCCTCCCATTTGATAGAGAGGTAAAAAACGATAATAGACTTCAAGGCAGAGGGTGCTTAACGTCGTTGAGTAGAGTCGCCCTCCATATAGTCCCCACGGTGGTCTTGGATCCCAACTTCCTGCATTTTCTCCATGTGTAATTTGTTCAGAAATTAGTAATTCACGCAAATCTTCGTTCCATTCTCTCCAGGGAGTACCACCGTACTGATACATTGCTAATGTGCCATAGTACCAATAATAGAGATTGTATTCTGAACGGCGTGGAGGACGCTCTGCGATAAACTGGATGGCTTCCTTACAGGATGGATTATCTCTTCTGATTCCCAGCATCTGTTTACAAAATAATGATTCCGCGGTCATAGCTGGTGTTGGTGGCGTCGGAGGCTCAACCATCCTGTATGTTGCAAGACCATTGTTTTTACCCAAACTTCGATCTTTCAAAAACTTAACCATTAGTTGCTTCGTATTTGCTGGAATTGGAATGCCTGCAATTTCTGCACTTTTGAGAGCCATTAATTGCCATCCGAACATGCTCATGTCACTTTTCTGACCTTTTACGTACCGCCAACCACCGTCATAGGGATTCTGGTTTTCTACGATATACGAAATAGCCCGCGCAATCGCCTCACGCAACTTTGGGTTTAATTTGGGATTGTTTTGTAAACCATACGCTTCGGCTAAAGAATAGGTTGCCATCGCGTGTGAGTACATACGGGCATAGTGAGTTGCTTCACCTCCAAGGAATCCGTCGGGCCTTTGATGATCTATCATCCACTGGATGGCGCGATTGATATTATCGGAATATTGTCCTTCTTCCTGGGTATAACCTGCGCCTAGAAATGCCAGAATTGCTAAAGAGGTCAATCCAGCATCGGCTTGAGCACCCGCATTCCGTCGGTCGATTCCCTGTTCATCAATTCTCACTTTTCCTGCACCAAACCGATCTGCATCCCAAAAACCGGCTTGATCCTGATGAGTTGCCAACCATTTCAAGCTGGCTTCAACAGCTCTCTCAGATTCTTGTGTACCTCCAAACCGCTGAGCGATCTCTTTACGCTTGGAGAGGTTTCTTAGTCGATATGTCGCTGGAATATTTGCTTTCGTTCGATTTGAGACTGCGTCGAAGTTTGGGCGAAATGCATCAGGCTGAGGCCCTTGCCTACTCATTGAGAGTGGAAGACGGCTTCGCTCAGCCAGTAAACGCTCTGAATTCGGATTTGCTTTTCCTGATGGAGTTTGCGGCGCAGAACGCTGAATTACGCCCTCAGACGCAGACCGCATTGTTTTAGTTTTCCTCCTCGTAAAACGTGGTTTGGTTGGTGCCACATTCGAATTACTTGATGTTGAGCTCCCTGACTCAACCCCGGTTGTATTCAACTTCAAATTGGAAGGAGCAGGGCCTGTTCTTTTTCGGAGCATACTACCTTGGGTTCTACGTTCCAATGTAGACTTGGGATCAGATTGTGCATTGAGTGCAAGAGTTTTCTGTTCGTTTTTAAATGTAGGTTGTATTCGATCAACGGTGCCAAGGGCCGATTGTCGTTCAACATTCTGATTTTTTTGGCCTGTACGTACCATTTTGCTTCGAATTGTTGACGTTGAAGGAACAGAAACCTCAGCACGTGATTCAGCTGTAATGTCTGTAATTTCGAGTGGGGCCTGAGATTGAATTCGTTTTTGGCTTATACTTTCGGCTTTAACTTTCGAAGGGGTAATGGGTAGCTCAGTTTTAGAAACGACATCGGGAATTGGTGACTCAGAGATTTCCTGAGGACGTTTTTTTTCAGGCGGAGCCATTAAAGGAGTGAATTCTGGTCTTGTTAGATCGATTCGTGACAGTTCCTGTTTTTTAGGATTGGTAATCTTCTCCCAGACCGGTGTGTTTCCAGTTTGTTTACTTTCTGTGGTTTCTGTACTCTCTGCCAGAATTTGTTTAATTTCAATTTCCTCTTGTTCTGGTTGAGTTTCTGCCAAAGATTTTGGTGCATAATCAGGCCATAATGTTACAACGCCCAAAGATAATGACAGATGAACAATAATTGAAAAGAGTAGCGCTTTTGACGATGCATTTTTGTCTCCCCATCGTGTTACCAGCATGGATAATAAATGAATCGAGGCGAAGATTGCCGCCAAAATTAAGACGCCCCAAAGAACCTGGTCAAAAGAAACGTTTCGACCAGCTAGAATTTTCTCTATTAGGTTGTCGATTCGATTATTCATAGTACTACTTACTCGTCACTCAAACGATTTGCCAAAGAGACAGAACGTATTTTTACACGGTGACAAATCTCTAGAATATTCATTACGTTCTGATAAGGTCCTGTTGCATCACCTCTGATCACAACAGCTTGACCTGGAAAATTTTGTCTTGCTGTTTTTAAGGTAACTTCTAATTCCGAAAGAGTTTTATTTTCACCATTTACGGAAACTTCTCCATCCTGTTGTACATTTACTACAATATCATCAGGCAGGTTCGTTAATGGTTTAGCATCAGTTACCGTTGGTAGTTTGATATCGTATTGACGTTCCATTTCCGTAAATTGAGTTCCAACCATAAAAAAAATGATCAGTAAAAAAACAATATCAATCATGGGTGTTAAATCGAGCTTAGGCTCTTCAACAGTACCCGTTTTTAACGGCATGCTTACACTCCTGAAATGTGCTATAGTAGTCCGCAAAAGTTCTTTTGTTCTTTTTATGTAACTTGACCGGGGCGTATACTGTATGCGAAGTTTTGTATGTGATTCAATAGGTGAATTTTATGCAGTAGACGACTGGTTTCGATGTATTATATCACTATTATAGCTAAGAGGCTGCCAACAAGAATCGTTCATTAGAACACAACGATATTAGAATATAACAATCA
This window encodes:
- a CDS encoding terpene cyclase/mutase family protein, with amino-acid sequence MNNRIDNLIEKILAGRNVSFDQVLWGVLILAAIFASIHLLSMLVTRWGDKNASSKALLFSIIVHLSLSLGVVTLWPDYAPKSLAETQPEQEEIEIKQILAESTETTESKQTGNTPVWEKITNPKKQELSRIDLTRPEFTPLMAPPEKKRPQEISESPIPDVVSKTELPITPSKVKAESISQKRIQSQAPLEITDITAESRAEVSVPSTSTIRSKMVRTGQKNQNVERQSALGTVDRIQPTFKNEQKTLALNAQSDPKSTLERRTQGSMLRKRTGPAPSNLKLNTTGVESGSSTSSNSNVAPTKPRFTRRKTKTMRSASEGVIQRSAPQTPSGKANPNSERLLAERSRLPLSMSRQGPQPDAFRPNFDAVSNRTKANIPATYRLRNLSKRKEIAQRFGGTQESERAVEASLKWLATHQDQAGFWDADRFGAGKVRIDEQGIDRRNAGAQADAGLTSLAILAFLGAGYTQEEGQYSDNINRAIQWMIDHQRPDGFLGGEATHYARMYSHAMATYSLAEAYGLQNNPKLNPKLREAIARAISYIVENQNPYDGGWRYVKGQKSDMSMFGWQLMALKSAEIAGIPIPANTKQLMVKFLKDRSLGKNNGLATYRMVEPPTPPTPAMTAESLFCKQMLGIRRDNPSCKEAIQFIAERPPRRSEYNLYYWYYGTLAMYQYGGTPWREWNEDLRELLISEQITHGENAGSWDPRPPWGLYGGRLYSTTLSTLCLEVYYRFLPLYQMGGRYED
- a CDS encoding ExbD/TolR family protein, whose amino-acid sequence is MPLKTGTVEEPKLDLTPMIDIVFLLIIFFMVGTQFTEMERQYDIKLPTVTDAKPLTNLPDDIVVNVQQDGEVSVNGENKTLSELEVTLKTARQNFPGQAVVIRGDATGPYQNVMNILEICHRVKIRSVSLANRLSDE